In Dermacentor silvarum isolate Dsil-2018 chromosome 10, BIME_Dsil_1.4, whole genome shotgun sequence, the genomic stretch tttttccagtaGTTCATGAAGTGTTACATAAGTCAGTGCCATAATTGCCGTTCACTAGGTTGTTCCGCCCGTCTGTAAGTTAGACAGTCAGTCAGTCGGTCAGTAAGTGACTCATCAAATTTATACTTACAGCAGCGTCTCTTTCTGTGGCGTCCGCAATTCCAGATTTAGATGCGGCGCATTTCGTTCCCTCTTTCGTTATAGGCACGGTGAACTGAAAGAAAAAGTTGGAATAATTATTGCATGCTCTTGCCAATGAGCGGCCCCGTATTAACTACTTCCGTGCTTCTCGTGGTAGAAAGATTCGGATAATAAATCCAAAATGCTTTATTTTACCTGCTCAAGTACTACGCTGCTTCTTAGGTAAAAGTTTGATAATGCTTCAGTTTAAAATACTTTGTTTGTGGCAAGAGACGCTAAGGCGGAAGGGCACCTAGCTGACTGGAGCAAAGCCCATGGATCAGCTTGACCGGAGGCTAAATGATCACGGCAGGGAGCTCTATGATGGCAAGCGAAATATCTTGCCTGATTTCTTACCTTGTTAACTTCGATTTCGTTTGGAAGGCTAACACGTATCGATTATCTTCAAACAGTGAATTCAGACGTTGGGACTGAAATTTGTTAAGCAGCACTGCCTCGGTTATAATACCTTTACAGTTTTTAACCGCTCAGCTAGATGTTTATATTTTGTTTCACCAAATACCTGCCTAGGTTTTTGATCCAGCATACTTTATACAATGGGTGCTGCCAGTGGTCATTTCTTGCTTGTTCAAAGCTGTATTGCATTGACTTGGCCTGCACGCCAAATCGCTATCTCAATTCACTGTGTAAGATCCTTTTGTAGATAAGTTTTGGTTTTTATATACCTGGTGCGAAGTACTTTGTATGTGGAGTTTCGTCAGTGACAATTTGACAAGGCTGCGCCCAAGCTGGGTAGCACTAGTTGGTCTATTTGGTTGCTGTCACATTAGATGAAATTGAATTTACCTTACCACCTATACAAACCTGCAAATGTCTTCAATTCTGTGATAAAGTATGAAGCAGAGTTtggaaaaaaaagtaagagcATCTTTTTACATGTTGACTTACCTTTTTAAGCAGTTCGATGCCATCTTCTTTATGTTCCACGGCGCACTCCTGAATAAGCTTCACTCGTGCCAGTACCTTCTCCGCAAATTCATCACTTCCAGCGTTCTCGCGAACAGTTTCCTCAATGAGTTTCGCCACATCTTCGGCTGCAAGATTAGCAAGCACGAAAATCTAGTTATTACCCGTAGATGACAACAGCTGTAGAACAGCTTCACAAAACAAGAGTGTCAGGTCATCTATTTCACGGTTCTGGCAAGGGTGAGAGTGAATAAGCTAAATTTGTTTTGGGCAGCTACCAGTGGACATGAATATTGTAGCACTGTTAACTATAAACATTCTAAATAGTCAACAGCGACTTTGAAA encodes the following:
- the LOC119431164 gene encoding uncharacterized protein LOC119431164, which produces MKTGFVLCFCLGVVCLVAADEAEDVAKLIEETVRENAGSDEFAEKVLARVKLIQECAVEHKEDGIELLKKFTVPITKEGTKCAASKSGIADATERDAAEKECYREASKRHLESTPPTEKETALYETMKACFLPKLAALEAGSV